Part of the Henckelia pumila isolate YLH828 chromosome 2, ASM3356847v2, whole genome shotgun sequence genome is shown below.
aattgattaatCATTTTTGTTTTGTTACATGTTTGGTTTTAAGTATTATTgtctaatccaagtatattaatttaaaatttttatattattaattccTCTCCAATCCATGAACCAGGTGTCATAATATTTTGTACATTTGTAACAATCTACTAATTATTTCcattttaaattatatgatttatagaACTTGAAAATTTATTCATTAAATGTTGAATTTATggtgtttttattattttaataattatttgacttaccataattaaaatatcagTACAAATTTACAATGAATTTTTAGGCATAAAACTCGTACTAAGTACTAACCAGTTCATTCTTGTAAAACATAAAACTTGgtctttttttataaaaaaaaaattgttttattatatttttattgaacaAAATAACTAAAACAATAATCAAACCATTCTAACCAGATTATTTACTACAATTGTTTTACTGTGTATGTTCATTTTGATAAACCTGGTCCAatctataaaaaataaaacggTGTGTGGAAACTTTAAAATTATTCATCAAACCAACTTAAAATGAATTATTGCACGCCCCCGAATAAATTAAATGTTAAATATTCATAAACATTTATGGTACAATAGTTATTGATGTTAAAAAACTATATTATAGTTCAGTAgagttttatataaaattttttcataTCAATAACTATTTTAGTATTTTACTGAATCAATATAATGGATCACTAATTTAGTTTAGTTGAATACTTGAATCAGTAGTCTGATTgaatcaaaattttgttaatcatcatCTAGTTTTGCACACAATTAACTGCAAATATAATTTATCACAAAGTAACTAATATTTTGTGACTAAGATTATAAGCCATAAGGTGCAAATGGAGATTAATCTTACTAGCATCTAATTTTATGATTGAAAAATTAATTCCAACACAGTACAGAACAGTGAAATTTAGGACCAATACTCAACCCAAACAATAAGAGATCAAGCGAGCCAAGGGGGACATTAGCATGAATAACCTTCAGCAACTTCAGCTGTTAAGGCCTTCCTCACGCCAAATGCGAAGCTGTTCTTGCCTTGAAGAGCAAACTTGAACTCTGCGTAACAGCGATTATATTCATTCATACAGAATGTCAAGATTGGTGTGTCTTCGGGATGTTGATTCCCTCCGCAAACTCCACAAACATCAACCGTCCACTCACTATCTGAAAAAGGCATGCCATCTCAAAAATTTAGAAGGAACAGGAGAGAAATCGAATCGCTTGTGGAAATTGAAATTCTAGTGAAGGTAAGACTGTGATTGTGGTATGAGCTAATCTGTCTCAATTCGACTTCTGAAAACCAACTTCTTCTCGCTTCCAATGCGTGTATGTATGCAAGGTGTCACCAATCACAGTTGTAATAAACACCAATGATTCACCAGTGAagcatattatattatatatatgtaaaataaggtTATTAAAAAGATTCAAGTCATAGTATGTACCCTGCCATTCATGGCCTTCAAAGCATTCTGAGCTTCGATTTCCGACCCAAATTCGACAAAGCCAAAGCCTTTATGCCTTTGAGTTCTTGGGTCATTGATGAGCCTCGCTG
Proteins encoded:
- the LOC140884663 gene encoding small RNA-binding protein 11, chloroplastic-like gives rise to the protein MAKRSVSELFVSRLSFYTTTEELKRLFSPFGVVKQARLINDPRTQRHKGFGFVEFGSEIEAQNALKAMNGRIVSGRLMFVEFAEGINIPKTHQS